The stretch of DNA AGCGATTTGACGGGGTCGGTCGTGCGAATCAATGCCGATCAGTTCAAGACTCAGCCAATAACCCAACTAACTGATATGCTAACGGGAACGGTGGCAGGTTTCTACGCTAATCAAAGCGCGTCGGCGGCTGGTGGCAGTACGCTGGAGATTCGGGGGCCAAATTCGCTCAATGCATCGACAGACCCGCTGGTAGTACTGGATGGCGTTATTTTCAATGGGAGTATTCGCGATATTAACCCAGCCGACATTGAAACGATAGATATTCTGAAAGATGCCAGCTCAACCGCCGTGTATGGCGCAAGGGCCGCGTCGGGAGTGATTATCGTAACGACCAAGCGCGGCAAAACCGGCAAACCGATCATTTCGCTGTCGACCAAAGTAGGCGTAGCAACGCCGACAAACTCGTTTAAGCCGATGGGCGTCGGGCAGTATTTGGACTTCCGGCGCGATGTACTGCGTCAGGCGAATCCGGCCCTGCCCAGCTACTATTTTTATAATCCTGACCGCCTGCCCGAAGGTGTTACACTCGAACAGTGGCGAACAGCCAGCAGAAACCCACAGGCCGATAACACCAACGAATGGCTGGGGCGGCTACGGCTGTTTCCGGTAGAGATCGATAACTATCTGGCGGGGCGCACCGTCGATTGGTACGACCGCGTAATTAAGCCGGGTGTTCGCCAAAGTCATGATTTAAACATTAGCGGAGGGGCCGAACGGGTAAATTATTTCTGGTCTATCGGCTACGACAACAACGAGGGATTGATTCGGGGAGATAAATTCTCAACAGTCCGCACTCGTCTGAACGTGGATATGCAGGTGACAGATTGGCTACAGGCGGGTGTGAGTGCCCAATATGCCGACCGCGACGAAAGTGTGGTGCCTGCCGACACGGTCAACATGTACCGCATGAGTCCGTATGGCTCCGAGTTTGAGACCGATGGACGGGTGAAATGGTTTCCGCACGATTATTCGGCGGTCGCAAATCCACTCATTAATTACTACGGGCAAGATCGGCTCCGGCGGTTCAATACGTTGTTTGCATCAATCTATGCTAAAATTAAGTTGCCACTTGGGTTCGATTATCGGGTTTCGTTCCAGCCCCGCTACGAGTTCGGGAAGGATTATAATTTCTGGTCGTCGCAAACCATCGATGGGGGAGCCACCCGCTCGAACGGCTACGGCACGCGGGCCGAATCGTCGCTGTACGAGCGATTTATCGATAACCTGCTGCACTGGAACCGGAGCTTCGGGCAATCGACCTTCGACGTAACGCTGCTCTACAGCTCAGAGCAAAACCGAACCTGGTATACCCAACTTACCAATCAAACGTTCGTGCCAAACCAGAACTTAGGATATCATGCGCTTCAGTTCGGGTCTAACCCGTCGCTAACCAACAACGATACGCAGATCAATGGCGATGCCGCGATGGGCCGGTTAAACTACACACTAAAGGACCGGTACCTGTTTACAGCGTCAATTCGGCGGGATGGATACTCCGCTTTTGGGCAAAAAAATCCTCGGGCAAATTTCCCGGCCCTGGCGTTGGGGTGGGTCATCTCGGACGAAAAATTTTTCCAGTTCCGCCCGGTTAATCGGCTTAAGCTACGTCTGTCGTGGGGCGTGAATGGCAACCGGGCTATTGGCGCGTATGCAGCTTTAGCGCAATTATCGCCCAACCTCTATTACAACGGAAGTGCTGTGCAGGTTGGTGTAGTCAATTCGACGCTCTCCAACCCAAATCTGGTCTGGGAGAAAACGAAATCTATCAATATTGGCTTCGATGCGGGCCTACTTAACAACCGCATCGACATTACGGCGGACTATTACGACATCGTTACGACCGACCTGCTCATGAATCGGCAGCTACCGCAGCTTACAGGCTTTTCAAGCGTGGTAACGAATCTTGGCAAATTAGGCAACCGGGGCATAGAACTGACGGTGAATACGGTAAACGTAAACCAGCGAAACCTGTTGTGGAAGTCGAACTTTGTGTTCTCACTGAATCGTAACAAAATCCGCAACCTGTTTGGCGACTACGAAGAGGTGGAAGTTAACGGGCAGAAGGTGCGCCGGGAGGTGCCGGACTATATTAATCAATGGTTTCCGGGACAGCCGCTGGATCGCGTCTGGAACTACGACGTAACGGGCATCTGGCAAACCACCGAAGCGGCTGAAGCTGCCAGATACCGGATGGTTCCCGGCGATTTCAAAGCGGTCGACGTGAACAACAACGGTGTTTACGAAGCCCTGGCCGATAAGCAGTTTATTGGCTACACCCAACCCCGGTATCGCTTCGGTCTTCGTAACGATTTCACATTTATGCGGCACTTCACGGCTTCTTTCTTTGTCCGGGCCGATCTGGGCCATATCGGGCCGTTTGCCGAAGCTTTGCACGCCGGGTCTGAAACATACGACCGCCGGAACACCTACGCCATTCCGTACTGGACGCCAGAAAACGGGCAGAATGAGTACGCCCGACCGATGGTCAATTTCAACGCATACGGTGGTGGTATCATGATCTACAAACCCCGCTCGTTTGTGCGGGTGCAGGACGTGTCGCTGGCCTACAACCTACCCGCCGAACTTTCGAAGCGGCTCAAACTCAATAACGGACGCGTGTTTGTCTCGGCCCGTAACCTGTTTACATTCTCGAAATGGCCCGGCTGGGACCCCGAATCGGGTAATGCCCCGATGCCTCGTATTCTGATGATTGGTTTAGACTTTTCGCTTTAATCGCCCACTCTTCAACCCGAATCATGTATGAAACGCATAGTAAGTAAGCTCTGCATTT from Spirosoma montaniterrae encodes:
- a CDS encoding SusC/RagA family TonB-linked outer membrane protein — protein: MNSCTVYRLFGVVAALLLSLGGFAQTPREISGKVIDARTQESIPGTNVVVKGTTKGVVTNSEGVFKTTVNPGDVLVFTFIGYKAHEEMVGNQTMLQISLSASASNIDEVVVIGYGTAKKSDLTGSVVRINADQFKTQPITQLTDMLTGTVAGFYANQSASAAGGSTLEIRGPNSLNASTDPLVVLDGVIFNGSIRDINPADIETIDILKDASSTAVYGARAASGVIIVTTKRGKTGKPIISLSTKVGVATPTNSFKPMGVGQYLDFRRDVLRQANPALPSYYFYNPDRLPEGVTLEQWRTASRNPQADNTNEWLGRLRLFPVEIDNYLAGRTVDWYDRVIKPGVRQSHDLNISGGAERVNYFWSIGYDNNEGLIRGDKFSTVRTRLNVDMQVTDWLQAGVSAQYADRDESVVPADTVNMYRMSPYGSEFETDGRVKWFPHDYSAVANPLINYYGQDRLRRFNTLFASIYAKIKLPLGFDYRVSFQPRYEFGKDYNFWSSQTIDGGATRSNGYGTRAESSLYERFIDNLLHWNRSFGQSTFDVTLLYSSEQNRTWYTQLTNQTFVPNQNLGYHALQFGSNPSLTNNDTQINGDAAMGRLNYTLKDRYLFTASIRRDGYSAFGQKNPRANFPALALGWVISDEKFFQFRPVNRLKLRLSWGVNGNRAIGAYAALAQLSPNLYYNGSAVQVGVVNSTLSNPNLVWEKTKSINIGFDAGLLNNRIDITADYYDIVTTDLLMNRQLPQLTGFSSVVTNLGKLGNRGIELTVNTVNVNQRNLLWKSNFVFSLNRNKIRNLFGDYEEVEVNGQKVRREVPDYINQWFPGQPLDRVWNYDVTGIWQTTEAAEAARYRMVPGDFKAVDVNNNGVYEALADKQFIGYTQPRYRFGLRNDFTFMRHFTASFFVRADLGHIGPFAEALHAGSETYDRRNTYAIPYWTPENGQNEYARPMVNFNAYGGGIMIYKPRSFVRVQDVSLAYNLPAELSKRLKLNNGRVFVSARNLFTFSKWPGWDPESGNAPMPRILMIGLDFSL